The Candidatus Berkiella aquae sequence TCAATCGAAATGTATTTTAAACTATACCTAGCTATACCATTGGGTTTGGTTAAACCTACCCATTGATGGCGTAATGAGTATAATTTCGGGTGATAGCCCCCAAACCATGGCGCATCTTCTTGTAATATAGTCTCGAGTTTCGAAATAATTTCTTGACGCTCTATGGTGTTTGGCATTGTCTTCATTTTATTGAATAATTTATCGAATTCAGGATTAGCATAATTGGTGGTGTTTTCGCCTTCATATTTTACTCGACTATTTTGACTATCGAAGATAAATAAGAAGTTCTCTGGATCAGGATAGTCTGCTGCCCACCCCCAAGAAAATAATTGAAAATCTCCATTGCCGACTTTACTCTGAAAACGATTATATTGTGTTGCACGAACAATCAGTTCTATCCCTATTTTCTTGAATTGTTTGCGCAGCCATGACAATTGCGCCTGTGCTGTTGGACTACCTGATGACGCGACATCTAAGTATAAAATGAGTGGATTTTTTGTCTTGGGGTCGATGCCATTTGGATATCCTGCTTCAGCTAACAATTTTTTGGCAACTTTAATCGATTTTCTCTCAAAAGAATTATTAGCTGTGTCAATATCATACACTCGTTGATTCACACTTTTTAAATTCTCTTGATGACCAAAAATACCGGGAGGAACGACACTTTGTGCGATGACACCACTGCCGTTTAAGAAGATATTGACATATTCTTCCATATCCATTGCAATCGCAATGGCTTGTCTTAATTTCTTTTTCTTAACGGTATAACCACCTACCGTCTCATCAAGCATGTTAAAGCCCCAATAATAAAGAATAGGCAATACCGATGATGATAAACGAACCCCTTTTTGTGTTAATTCATCTGACAACGATACATTACTAAAAGAGGTTGATTGCAATGCTTGATCATAATTATCCGAGGTGACAGCAGATTGATCATAATAGCCTTGTAGGTACTTACTCCAAAACGGAATATTTTCTTTTTCTAAGATGAAAACAATTTTATCGAGGAAAGGTAAAGATTTACCTGCCTTTTTCAATAGACCATTTTGTTCATCATCACTTTCCCCTTCTGATGGGTAAACTTCACCATGAAAATTTGGATTCTTTTCTAAAACCATTTTTAGATTAGGGTTATTTTCAGTGAGAAGAAACGGGCCTGAACCAACAGGATACC is a genomic window containing:
- a CDS encoding ABC transporter substrate-binding protein: MVRIYKLYKLFLLTSLFVAHGCNDTAWNDPYTHEKQNENTLYTAFTERPKHLDPAISYTSEEAIFTFQIYEPPLQYHYLKRPYQLTTLSAQEMPEVTYQDKNGNPVTENDSNVAYSVYRITLKKGMQYQPHPAFAKNASGEFLYHHLTPHQVANKHTLQDFAQVGTREVTADDYVYQIKRLADPSLNSPILGLMETHIAGLKELSTQLQTYFKDHQIKDGEVKYVDLRQFDISGVKALDRYQYEIKIIGKYPQFQYWLAMPFFVPMPWEAIQFYAQDSLLKRNISLDWYPVGSGPFLLTENNPNLKMVLEKNPNFHGEVYPSEGESDDEQNGLLKKAGKSLPFLDKIVFILEKENIPFWSKYLQGYYDQSAVTSDNYDQALQSTSFSNVSLSDELTQKGVRLSSSVLPILYYWGFNMLDETVGGYTVKKKKLRQAIAIAMDMEEYVNIFLNGSGVIAQSVVPPGIFGHQENLKSVNQRVYDIDTANNSFERKSIKVAKKLLAEAGYPNGIDPKTKNPLILYLDVASSGSPTAQAQLSWLRKQFKKIGIELIVRATQYNRFQSKVGNGDFQLFSWGWAADYPDPENFLFIFDSQNSRVKYEGENTTNYANPEFDKLFNKMKTMPNTIERQEIISKLETILQEDAPWFGGYHPKLYSLRHQWVGLTKPNGIARYSLKYISIDSTMRDQYRQAWNHPIVWPLSISLIILLLLCMPAAFIYWKKTHRPLVLEESKRDQP